The following nucleotide sequence is from Psilocybe cubensis strain MGC-MH-2018 chromosome 13, whole genome shotgun sequence.
AAATGAAAAAGCATCGTGGACGAAGGGAGAAAACATACCGTAAAGCCAATCTTCCTCAGCTTCTCAGCGTCCACGATCAGTCGACCGTCAAATACAAACGCGGGCTTGTTCATGCCGGCATAGACAGCCTCCCAGTCAATGTCCTTGAACTCCTTCCACTCAGTGGCGATGACGACAGCCTCGGCGTTCTTGCACGCCTCGAGGGCCGATTTGCAGATATGCACCTGCTTTTGGACTAAAAAAGACATATTACATCAACACGCAAAGTTCGGTGACTAATAAATTGAACACATACTGCTCTCCAAAGTCGAGAGTGGGCTGGCTTCCTGGAGATCAAGCCAGATCTGATCAGCAGACACTTGGGGGTCGTACACGTTGACCAGAGCTTTCTCCGACTGGAAGTCCTTAATCAAAGTGATCGCAGCGGACTCGCGAGTATCGCCGGTGTCAGCCTTGAAGGCAAATCCAAGGACGGCAATTCGCTGTGCACAACAAATGAGCACGAGCCATTATGATAAAACCATAAAGCAATGACGAACCTTGCCAGTGATAGTGTTGAAGAGAGTGTCCACAACCCTCTTTGAGAATCGGCGCTTCTGGTACTCATTCATCTCAACAACTTGGCGCCAGTACGCAGCGACCTCGGGCAAGTGCAGACTCTCGCTTAGATACACCAAGTTGAGGATATCCTTCTGGAAGCACGATCCTCCGAAACCAACACTGGCCTTGAGGAATTTAGGGCCAATTCGCGAATCATAGCCAATAGCGTGTGAGACTTCATCAATGTTTGCACCGGTGGCTTCGCAGATAGCGGACAGGGCATTGATGGAGGAGATACGCTGGGCGAGCATGGCGTTCGCGGCGAGCTTGGAAAGTTCTGATGACCACAAGCCGACGGTGAGGATCCGCTCTTCACTATTTTAGACCCATCATTCGCCACTGATTCCAGTTGTACATTGAAACTGAAAAGACTCACGGAACCCAGTTGGAGTACACCTGCTTCAAGCTTTCGCAAGCATTGATACCTTCCTCTGTCTGGAGGGAGCCGATCAAGACGCGATCAGGGCTGAAAAGGTCAGAAATGGCGGTTCCTTCAGCAAGGAATTCGGGGTTGGAGAGGATGTCGAATCGGCAGTTGGGTTTAGAATTGGCCTCGAGAATAGTGCGCATGGACTCGGCGGTACGACATGGCACAGTCGATTTCTCCACCACAATTTTGGATGAAGTGGCAACAGTCGCGATGCGGCGCGTGGCAAGTTCAACATAGCTTTATATAGAATGGAAGAAGCACAGAACATAGTCCAAagataaatgaaaaaaaatcatgtCAGATCAATCAGCCCCTGGAACattgaaaattgagatgCAGAAGGTTACGTACTTGAGGTCAGCGGCGAACCCAGCTCCTACGCCGCTCTTCTTCGTTGGGGTGTTGACACTGACAAAGATCAGGTCAGCCTCCTCAATGGCCTTGTCGACGTCTGtcgagaagaagaggttgcGGCCGCGAGCTTGGCGAACGACGTCCTCCAGACCTGGCTCATAAATGGGCAGGGCAAAATCAGGACTGTTCCATGCATCAACGCGAGCCTTGTTGAGATCGACGATTGTGACGGTGATATGTGGGCATTTAAGGGCAATAACGGCGCAAGTGGGACCACCTGTAGAATAGGGCAAGGGGTAAATACAAATGATGCGAATTTCGAGATATTTCGTGCCCGCTGGTGAGCTCGCCCAGTGCAAAAGCGAGCCAGCGGGCTTTAGAGCGTGAGTGGGTGCTCACCGACGTAGCCAGCACCGACTAAACCGCGGAGAGGGCAAGGGGGTGGTAGAAGGTTCTAATCAGTAAACCGCCGTTCGGGGATGTTCAGGAGACATTGACGCACTGCAGCAAATCTTGGAGACCTTAACGGGGGCCATTTCTAATAGTCTATTGAGAGGAGGTGGGtgaaggggaagaagatggaagtTGGAAGAGAAGACGCGTTGATAAATAAAAAGATTATGTATTGTCTAAAGGGCGTTCCTCCTTATGTCACATTTTCGGAATCTAGGCCTTATTTGGCTCTTTTCCTCCGTTGGCTTATCCTCCCTCGGATGAACTACCTCCCGCACGACTGCCCCTTGAACCTGGATTTCATTCATTGTCGTGCCTTGTTTTATGGCCCAGCTCATTTCTAGCTGCTACTAGTCGGTACAGGTCGGCGCTCACCCTATCGTGATAACTTACCGTCTTCAACCATCGCTCGCGATAGTCGCATGGATTTACAAACACTTACACGGCCTCCCCGGAGACTCTTGGCAAGGGTTCCTTTGATGCTGCCAGTCAGCCTAGAAGATATCATTGCATGCACGGCTATCGCCTTGTTGTTGAGCTGAAACCTTCCTTTTCATCGATCTTTGACTGATATGTTGCCGGTCATGTCACATCATTGTTTGAAGGGAACCCTCATCCAATTTGTCGTTGAAGCTCTATGACGTCCATCCTGTCAAGCAAAGATGGCTGATGTACATGAGAATACGCATTTTCTCCTCAAGTTACCGTTGTGAAGGTATCCTTTGCACCAAAGCTAGACGCCTGCAAATCTCGTGCAACAGAAACGTTGCTTCAATTGACAAATCCTGCATCCATCCATCGCGTAATTTCGTATCTTTTTATCCGATGTTTCCCGAATTAAACATCGTGCTGACGCTCATGTACAAGCTGTAGATACGAAACAATCAACGCATTGTCCCCGTCCCTTCTTGTGTTCTCGAGAAGGAATTTGCACACGCATACTTCTTCGTGGCTTCAGCGGCTATCTTATTCTCCACCGCTGTCTACCTTGGGAATTAGGATCACACTATGGCCTCAGAAGCCATACTCCAGCGAACTAATGGACAACTTTTATCAAACTAACCTTATTCGAGGAACCAGAGGGAGAACTCAACCTTCATACCCTCTCGCATCGCGTTGCCTAGAAATTGCATCACGTCCCCACCGTATTGTTCAGGGATTTTGGCAGACAAGAGCTTCGTAAAGTTGCACGTAGTAGCAGCTGAGAGAGACGACGAATTCGATTCGATATTTGCTGGAGATCCCACTGTCCAACGACGGCTGAGCATCTCAAGAACCGTTGGGATGGATTGATATTTTGCGGTGCTCAGTAATTCAAGATGTTGCAGGTGAGGCAAGAGAATCGAGTTTTTGAAAGGTCCTTGCGGAGAATGATGGAGGAATCTATGCAACGGTTGTTCCAAGGGATTTAAAAGTATCGCGATGTATTCTGCGACCGCAGACCATGAGCCGTAATCCCCGATGTAATGGATGATAAGCGTCGTCAACATAGGGGTGTGTGTTAAAAGCGGATGAACGGTAAAATTGACACATGTTGGAGTTAATTTTCTTGTTTCGAGTTCGAGGAGACGAAGGGAGCACAAAGAACGTGCGATAAAAGTTCTTAGAGAATCAGGAGGGAGACATTCCTGTAAGTGAGTTGTATATCGTAATTCGCGAAGGAGAGGGGCGGTCGTGAAGTATGGGAGTATAACAGTGGAAGCAGCAAAACAGTCTCGTATAATGAGGGTCTCCAAATGATTCATGTATATCGGTTGGCAGGTAGTTGAATTGGAACCGAACTGAGTTAAAATATCTCCAGATACATTGTCTAGATACAGCCATCGAAGACGTGGTGTATGCCGAAGAATGTCCCATAGCCAGTTCTCTATGTCTGATATCGAAGATACGCTGAGATGGGTAAGATGAAGGTAAGAGATCTTAGTCGTAGTGCTAGGTATTCTGGTTCCTTGAAGCGACAACTCCTGCAAAAATGATGCATGCTGTAAGAACGTTGCATATGACCCCGGCGATGATGAGTGCCATGCCGATAATGTCGAGTATAAGGATGCTCTACGAAGCATAGGTAATTGGTTACATGAGATCAGAGGATCCGAGTctgaaggagagaaaaggtGAAGGATATTTATATTGTGCCATCGATGACATTCGCGCGATAAAGTTTCGTACAGAATGTATAGCTCCTCCGCAGGGAACCCACGCCTTGGAATTCGGAAACTTTCGGCCCTTTGGACCAATATGGTGAGGGGAAATTGACCAGAACGACGGAGATACCCTTCTGATAGTCGTATCAGGGCTTTAAGCTTGTCCGGCTTGAGAGAGATGACTAGATGTATAGATGACCAGAGCGATTTGGATGAGTTAGAAATCTCTTTCCACAATGTACATACACGAGAGAGCAAAATTGGAGTAGAACGGAGTACTGTAGAACGGATTACGGGCGTGTGTGGGTACGAACTCAAGGGGTGCCCAGAGGTCCATCTTCCCAGATGGGAGGTTGAGTTCGGGTCAAAAAATGCATTGGGTATCTCACAAGCATGGTGAAAGATATCCAGTAGCAGTTCGGGGGGTAAAGTATCCATTGCACAGAGCGTCTGTATGATTCGGAATGGGTTTTGGAAAGAGGGAAATTCGGGAAAATTCTCATGCTTATAGTTTCGGAAATTGCCGTAAAGTGGCCTTTCCATCACACCAAAAAAGTCGTTTTAGCAGCAACTCGTTTCGATCGAGTGACCTCAGGGTTATGAGCCCTGCGCGCTACCACTGCGCCATGCTGCTATAAAGCCCAATTTCAGTCTAAACCAATACATTTAATCCGCAGGAAATGCAGATTCGAGAAATGAACGACTTTTCATTCACGAAATACAACAGCGTTCTTCAAGGTAATCGATTCAAAGAGCATATGTACCAAGCACTACACTGAGTTTCAAAGAAATTTAAGTAGTATAAAGATACCCAAAGGCATAGAAACTTCATTAATTCTCGTCGTTATCGCCGGTGCGTTTGAACGCTGCCCTTTGATGTAAAGTTGGAATTTGTTTGCCGGAATTCGATGTACTGGGGAGGTTCACCGGCTCAATGACGACTATCTCCTGGTCACTGGAGTCGCTTAGAGGAGGAGACACCACTTCTGTAGCCCTTGAGCCAACAGGTGTCGAATTTTCTGTTGATCCAGTGGGAGGTTGTGGAGGAGTAGGAGTACTGCGAGTAAAGGCTCCTGCGTCTCTAGCTGCTGTATCGTGCATAAGCATGATGGCAGCCCAAAAAGAAGTGTACGATGCTCGGAAAACATTTCTAATTGTCTCGAATACCGCATGAATTAACGGAATGCTGGATCTGACCCCCTGTATTGTATTTCTTGCCAAAGCCTCGGCCACTCTTTGCCAATCTACCTCGTCGGTAGAGCTTGGAGTACTACCGTCAGAGCTCGACCGTCCGGGCAGTTGTCTGATCTGAAGGTGACCTTTCAGCATAACCACCATGAATATTGAAATTATATACTCACAATCATATGCGCCAGCGAGTTTCCACAGACAAGAAGGCTCGTGCCTATGACAGTCAGAGGAATCGCAGTAATGATAACAAACATAAGCTTGACGAGTACTGTTTGTAATAGTTAGTGACAATATGGGTTTGCTAGTAGTGTTCTTTTGAGACGTACATGCTTTAAATCCGCCGATGATAACAAATACGATGCCAAATACCACGGTAATGATCGTCCATATAATGAGTGTGAGGGTAGAGAATATGCTATAACACAAATGCCCCAGTATGTTAAAGTGTAGAAGGAGAACGTCTGAGAAATTAGCTTACAGAAAAGCAGCAGTGAACAGGAAAGCCAACAGGGCCGGTGTGCCAGCAATGGCCTTCAAGGTGGAGAATCAGTAGAGGTTATTAGGTGTTGAGAGATAGTAACGACATACTGCTACCCTAGGATTGGTCCTGGATGTTTCAATGAACGACGAGATTGAGGGCATCACAACCTCGTCAAACAGCCTGCCAAATACACGTCTCTTATAAGACACAAATATTATACAAAATGTAATGATGAACGCACTTTTTCGCGAATGTTATAGTCGCAATGAATCCATCTCGTATTGTCACGTTAGAACCATTTCTGGATTCAGAAACAGCGGGTGCAGGATGTACACCGCCAGCACTAGATTCAACGACAAGAGGAGTTTCTGTAGGCGAGGTCATGTAAGAGAATGAAGAATATAGGTAATTGGTGTGTCTCTTGTATATCCACTATCCAAGTCTTATATATAGGACGTGGGATGCCGGACGAACACGTCAACCCTCTGGAGGCGCAGCGTCGACACGAACATCAACCAATAGCACAGAACTCTGTGATTATCTTTCGAAATGGGCTGGAACCTGCTGCGCAGCAGAATTCAATTCTGTTATATACGTATCATCAGCGGCACTGGGCGCTAGCACAGGCGAGTGGCCATGCATTCCCAGGTATTGCTGCGTCCATCTATGATTTAACATTGGAGTTGGTAGACATATCGAAATAGGTGCAGTATGAAGCGGTACCTGAGCATAGTCTTTGGGCAGTAGATCAAAATGTATTTAAATGATCAAAGAGAATGAGCGAAGGTAAAATATCTCGCAAGCGTCTTCGACCAGAGATTGAGAACATTTGAAGGTGAGTCCAACTTTTGCATGAGTTCAAAGTGGGATGTGAAAAAAGGCATCTAGTACTGCTCGATTTCAACAAACTAATCAACACCAAGTACGAGGCTGGATTCAAGCCGTCAAACGTGCGCGTTGTTGATCAGGATTGCGTGGCTGGAACCGATGAATGCGAGCGCGAGACCCCAAATGTTTGATGAAACCTCCAACACCCTAGTTGGGCGAATAGGTTGTTCACTGGAAAGTAGCTGCTAATGCTAGCATGGCGGTGGCGGCGTGGCGAATCCGAAAAAGACGCCATCTACTGCACATAGAAAGTgtcaacgacaacgacaaaaCGTTTTTTATATGATACTTGGAACCAATAAGAGACAGAGTAGGTTGTACCGCGATCATAAACGTAGAAACCTCAGAATTCCAAACTTAAAGGTTGAGGTGAAAGGTAAGCCGGTCAACAAAGTGCCAGTGGGAGAAGACCGGTGATGGCTTATCAGGAGCCTGTTACATAAGCAAACATTTCGCCAATTGCAAGCCCCTGCCAAGTAATCGCATGAAAATCATCACGACGCCTGTTCTGTGGATGGTCACTGGCGGACAGCTGCGGACAGATGCTAGGCTTCAAATTATCTGCTCGTAGCTTTCAGATTTCTCAGTCTTGACATATCGTTTCCGATGACTTTGAATTTGCCTGTGATGCTTTAGCGGCCAGAAAACGAGCACTGGGGACTTACAACGAACTTcacttcatcttcaagttgTCCTCTGAGTCGATCTCGTCATTCAGACTATTACCTGAAATTTCTTCCCACAAAACTCCTTAAACTTGCCCCTGGGCCTGAAAATACGTTGAAAAGTCACGATATGCTCTCGAGGCTCGCACGGATGGAAGAAGACATCCTAATCGTGATCTTGTCTCCGCACTGATATCAATCCTTCCTTACCCGCCAATGCTTACATGGTGAGATATCGATAACCCCTTCAATTCATTGGAAAGAGAAGGCTATTTTTAGTTACTCTATAGTGCTCTTTTGGTGCCGATTGAGGGGAAGTTTCGGAGTCCTTATGCGCCAGTAACGAAATCTAGCTCAACAGGCTTCTCGGAGGGGTAACGGAACTTGACGAATTGATTCAAAAGGTCCCCAGGTTTCTTCGTTCGGTTCGGATTGCCACCCCTCCATTGTTTCTCCGTCACTGCGTTGAAATCCCCTCACCGTCTTGCTGTATTGACGATGGATAACAAAATTGATGGATCACCGGAGCGAGCCACTAGCACAACGGATTCCTCTTCGTTGCATAAGTCCGAGTCAGAGAAGTACATTTTGGATCGAGTGGATCACGCCACGGTGAGGAGAGCGGTCCTCAAGATGGACCTTACTCTACTTCCTGTGATGACCATATTCTACCTCCTATCCTTCCTGGTGAGCTCGCCCCTTCATTTGCGTAACTCTTAATTGATGATGTTTTGCTATCAGGACCGTGCTAATATTGGTGAGTAGAGTCGATATCTGTGTTTTGATGCATTGGCTTATGGTTTCATGTAGGCAATGCTCGAGTTGCTGGCCTCCAAAAAAGTCTCCATATGACAGACCGCCAGTATCAGATTGCGGTCACCACCACATATGTGTACGTGGCCATTTTTTGTGGTGCTGACGAAACAATCCTGATTGAGCGCTTTTACCACTCAGACCATACATTCTCGCAGAACTTCCTGCAAATCTTTTGCTCCGGAAGATAGGACCCAACTATGTCATGCCCACCATTCTCACCCTGTGGGGGATAATTGTCATCTTACAAGGATTTGTGACTTCCTTTCACGGCCTCGTCGTAGCTCGCGCATTTTTGGGGCTAATGGAAGGGCCCATGTTTCCTGGTATCGTTTTGTACCTTTCTGGGTTCTACACCCGTGCGGAACTCTCCCTTAGGTACAGCCTTCTATGATTTTTCCCGTTTTGGTGCGAGTGCTCATATTACCCTGCAGGATCGCCTACTTTTTTTCAGCAGCATCGGTAAGTCAACTCTTGGCACGGCGGTGCTAGAGATTGAATAGTGAATTGAACGTTCTGGACTTTCCCAGCTCTCAGGTGCTTTCTCTGGTCTTCTGGCGGCGGCTATTGTGAATATGAATGGAGTGGGGAACAAGCCTGGGTGGTCGTGGATATTTATCATAGTGAGTAAACTTGCATCTCGAGCAGGGTCACTATCCTGAGCCTAGAGCGTCCATTAGGAAGGAATCTTCAGCGTTCTTGTTGGTGTAATATCCTTTTACCTTGTACCCGCTACTCCAAAGGATTCGCGGTTCTTGTCAGAAGACCAAAAACAGTGAGTGCCTTTTTCCATTACTCAAAT
It contains:
- a CDS encoding UDP-glucose 6-dehydrogenase 3 — translated: MAPVKVSKICCIGAGYVGGPTCAVIALKCPHITVTIVDLNKARVDAWNSPDFALPIYEPGLEDVVRQARGRNLFFSTDVDKAIEEADLIFVSVNTPTKKSGVGAGFAADLNYVELATRRIATVATSSKIVVEKSTVPCRTAESMRTILEANSKPNCRFDILSNPEFLAEGTAISDLFSPDRVLIGSLQTEEGINACESLKQVYSNWVPEERILTVGLWSSELSKLAANAMLAQRISSINALSAICEATGANIDEVSHAIGYDSRIGPKFLKASVGFGGSCFQKDILNLVYLSESLHLPEVAAYWRQVVEMNEYQKRRFSKRVVDTLFNTITGKRIAVLGFAFKADTGDTRESAAITLIKDFQSEKALVNVYDPQVSADQIWLDLQEASPLSTLESIQKQVHICKSALEACKNAEAVVIATEWKEFKDIDWEAVYAGMNKPAFVFDGRLIVDAEKLRKIGFTVTTIGRPSSVL